Proteins encoded together in one Streptomyces sp. TLI_171 window:
- a CDS encoding FAD-dependent monooxygenase translates to MDAVIIVGAGPVGLALALALARNEVPSLVLDEGSGLCPESPRTVVLGGDTAAFLGRIGYTRVASDAARWDAFTIWRRRAEVLRLPLDAEPVLHLAQHRLQRGLLDAVAATPLIRLVPRHQVVELAQDRDGVTVRTTSGGTDTWWRGSHLVGCDGARSTVRKLLKVRFPGRPAVDRHAVATVRVDLPFPGEARLHREPPWRGDREASARPLPDGLWRLDWRLPPGRPQPTETVDPHATWPGIVTGDTLLTRVTSALTGWCGELPPHQLLAAADHTYQQRLAARFRTGRCFLAGDAAHLHGALGMQNLADGLRDADNLAWRLALAWHLPPGSAPADAALLDGYQAERRGAVGARLRAVDQTMPLLRPLRGWAETRRSLLSGSFRKHAPLLADGQLGTGRFGGAPAYPAAPSGVAPRVPEQRGAGRGSSLTEQLPATAPGVLVPDVPVVTTDGAADTLRARLGGAFLLVLVAPGTTVWSAEHWLGAGLMPRLAELAAALPVPTEVLVTDTYPGAAPHTVLLVRPDGHLLGTTPGLHPETLHSLTAPLTPKPGLEPQNPAAR, encoded by the coding sequence ATGGACGCGGTGATCATCGTCGGGGCCGGGCCGGTCGGTCTCGCCCTGGCGCTCGCGCTGGCCCGCAACGAAGTCCCCAGCCTCGTCCTGGACGAGGGCTCCGGGCTCTGCCCCGAGAGCCCCCGCACCGTCGTGCTCGGCGGCGACACCGCCGCCTTCCTCGGCCGGATCGGCTACACCCGGGTCGCCTCCGACGCCGCCCGCTGGGACGCCTTCACCATCTGGCGCCGCCGCGCCGAGGTGCTGCGCCTGCCGCTGGACGCCGAGCCGGTGCTCCACCTCGCCCAGCACCGCCTGCAGCGCGGCCTGCTCGACGCGGTCGCCGCGACCCCGCTGATCCGGCTCGTCCCCCGCCACCAGGTGGTCGAACTCGCCCAGGACCGCGACGGGGTGACGGTCCGCACCACCTCCGGCGGCACCGACACCTGGTGGCGCGGCAGCCACCTGGTCGGCTGCGACGGGGCCCGTTCCACCGTCCGCAAGCTCCTCAAGGTCCGCTTCCCCGGCCGGCCCGCCGTCGACCGGCACGCCGTCGCCACCGTCCGCGTCGACCTGCCCTTCCCCGGCGAGGCCCGGCTGCACCGCGAACCGCCGTGGCGCGGCGACCGCGAAGCCTCCGCCCGCCCGCTCCCCGACGGCCTCTGGCGGCTCGACTGGCGGCTGCCCCCCGGCCGCCCGCAGCCCACCGAGACCGTCGACCCGCACGCCACCTGGCCCGGCATCGTCACCGGCGACACCCTGCTCACCCGGGTCACCTCCGCGCTCACCGGCTGGTGCGGCGAACTCCCGCCGCACCAACTGCTCGCCGCCGCCGACCACACCTACCAGCAGCGACTCGCCGCCCGCTTCCGCACCGGCCGCTGCTTCCTGGCCGGCGACGCCGCCCACCTGCACGGCGCCCTCGGCATGCAGAACCTCGCCGACGGCCTGCGCGACGCCGACAACCTGGCCTGGCGCCTGGCCCTCGCCTGGCACCTCCCGCCCGGCTCCGCCCCCGCCGACGCCGCCCTGCTCGACGGCTACCAGGCCGAACGCCGCGGCGCGGTCGGGGCCCGGCTGCGCGCCGTCGACCAGACCATGCCGCTGCTGCGCCCGCTGCGCGGCTGGGCCGAGACCCGGCGCTCGCTGCTCTCCGGCTCGTTCCGCAAGCACGCCCCGCTGCTCGCCGACGGCCAGCTCGGCACCGGCCGCTTCGGCGGCGCCCCCGCCTACCCCGCCGCGCCCTCCGGCGTCGCCCCGCGGGTCCCCGAGCAGCGGGGCGCGGGCCGCGGCAGCTCACTGACCGAACAGCTCCCGGCGACCGCCCCCGGCGTCCTGGTCCCGGACGTCCCCGTGGTCACCACCGACGGCGCCGCGGACACCCTGCGGGCCCGCCTCGGCGGCGCGTTCCTGCTGGTCCTGGTCGCGCCCGGCACCACCGTCTGGTCCGCCGAACACTGGCTCGGCGCCGGCCTGATGCCCCGGCTGGCCGAGCTCGCCGCCGCCCTCCCCGTCCCCACCGAGGTCCTGGTCACCGACACCTACCCCGGCGCCGCCCCGCACACCGTCCTGCTGGTCCGCCCCGACGGCCACCTGCTCGGCACCACCCCGGGCCTGCACCCCGAGACCCTGCACTCGCTCACGGCCCCGCTCACGCCGAAGCCGGGCCTGGAACCCCAGAACCCCGCGGCCCGCTAG
- the rny gene encoding ribonuclease Y: MGIAQGTETGSSLLLAAGVLIGALVLVLVAGFLMLRQRRAELDRREERLTAELHRLHLHEDELAARAAEAERIRGELADREAESRLLLERTAGLSSAQARDEVVRGAESEARREAALTVREIERRAVAEGEGRAREIIAASIQRLAAEQTADTVITTLRLPSEDMKGRVIGREGRNIRAFEAVTGVNLIVDDTPGLVQLSCFDPVRRESARLTLESLLVDGRIHPARIEEAHERSRAEVERLCVRAGEDALLTVGIGASGEMSPELVRTLGTLRYRTSYGQNVLGHLVESAHLAGMMAAELGVDPEPVRRAALLHDIGKALSHQVPGSHAAIGAEFARRHGEAAEVVHAIEAHHGEVEPKTVEAVLTQAADACSAGRPGARKESVEAYVRRLERLEEIAGSHAGVTKVYAMQAGREVRVMVQPEAVDDVRAQEIAREVARQVREELTYPGQIRITVVRESRATEVAR; the protein is encoded by the coding sequence ATGGGGATCGCTCAGGGCACCGAAACGGGTTCCTCCCTGCTGCTGGCGGCCGGGGTGCTGATCGGCGCCCTGGTGCTGGTGCTGGTCGCCGGATTCCTGATGCTCCGTCAACGCCGCGCCGAACTCGACCGCCGCGAGGAGCGCCTCACCGCCGAGCTGCACCGCCTCCACCTGCACGAGGACGAGCTCGCCGCGCGGGCCGCCGAGGCCGAGCGGATCCGCGGCGAACTCGCCGACCGGGAGGCGGAGAGCCGGCTGCTGCTGGAGCGCACCGCCGGGCTGAGCTCCGCGCAGGCCCGCGACGAGGTGGTCCGCGGCGCCGAGTCCGAGGCCCGGCGGGAGGCCGCGCTGACCGTCCGGGAGATCGAACGCCGGGCCGTCGCCGAGGGCGAGGGCCGGGCCCGCGAGATCATCGCCGCCTCGATCCAGCGGCTGGCCGCCGAGCAGACCGCGGACACCGTGATCACCACCCTGCGGCTGCCCAGCGAGGACATGAAGGGCCGGGTGATCGGTCGGGAGGGCCGGAACATCCGCGCCTTCGAGGCCGTCACCGGCGTCAACCTGATCGTCGACGACACCCCGGGCCTGGTGCAGCTGTCCTGCTTCGACCCCGTCCGGCGGGAGAGCGCCCGCCTGACCCTGGAGTCGCTGCTGGTCGACGGCCGGATCCACCCCGCCCGGATCGAGGAGGCGCACGAGCGCAGCCGCGCCGAGGTCGAGCGGCTCTGCGTCCGGGCCGGGGAGGACGCGCTGCTGACGGTCGGGATCGGTGCGAGCGGCGAGATGTCGCCCGAACTCGTCCGCACCCTGGGCACCCTGCGGTACCGGACGTCCTACGGGCAGAACGTGCTGGGGCACCTGGTGGAGTCCGCGCACCTCGCCGGGATGATGGCCGCGGAGCTCGGGGTCGACCCCGAGCCGGTGCGCCGCGCCGCGCTGCTGCACGACATCGGCAAGGCGCTGAGCCACCAGGTGCCCGGCAGCCACGCCGCGATCGGCGCGGAGTTCGCGCGGCGGCACGGCGAAGCGGCGGAGGTCGTGCACGCGATAGAGGCCCACCACGGCGAGGTCGAGCCCAAGACGGTGGAGGCCGTGCTCACCCAGGCTGCCGACGCGTGCTCGGCCGGGCGGCCGGGCGCCCGCAAGGAGTCCGTCGAGGCGTACGTGCGGCGGCTGGAGCGGCTGGAGGAGATCGCCGGCTCGCACGCCGGGGTCACCAAGGTCTACGCGATGCAGGCCGGCCGGGAGGTCCGGGTGATGGTGCAGCCCGAGGCCGTGGACGACGTGCGGGCGCAGGAGATCGCCAGGGAGGTGGCCCGGCAGGTGCGCGAGGAGCTGACCTACCCCGGGCAGATCCGGATCACGGTGGTGCGGGAGTCGCGGGCGACGGAGGTCGCGCGGTAG